The sequence CCTGCCGACGTACTCACCCGGGGCCGAGATACGCATCGGCGCCGGCAGCTACTTGAACGGCACGCGCATCCGCCGGGGCAGCACCGTCGCCGCGGGAGCGGTCGTGATGGGCCGCTTCCCCGAGAAGGTCGTCATCGCCGGGAACCCGGCCCGCGTGATAATGGGGGTGGGCGAGCCTCCGTCCGCGGTGTGAGTCGGCGGACCACGGAATAGTCGGCCGAGGATGCGGTGGAGAGCGCCTGCCCGAAGAGAGTCGAGACCTTCAAAATGACACGCGGCAAAAAAAGCCTGGGCATGGCCCTTCTCCTGCTGCTCCTGCCTATCGCGGCCCTCGCGGCCGAGGAGACCGGGGAGGCGCCCTCCGACGGGGAGACCCGGCGCATCGAGCTCGGCAAGCCCGGCGAGGACTACTACCTGGAGGCCGACCGCGTGGTGGGGAACTTCACCGAGGGCATCCGCACCGTCCGCGCCCTGGGTCACGTGAAACTCGTCCAGGGACCGACGGAGATAACCGCCGACGAGCTCTACTACTACGACCGGGAGCAGATAGCCCTCCTCAAGGGCAAGGTCATGGTCCTGGATAGAGAGAAGAACGCCCGCCTCGAGGGGCGCTACCTGGAGTACCACCGCGCCGGCCGCTACGTGATTCTCACCGAGGAGCCGGAGCTCTTCCTGGTGAACCGCGCCGGGGGCGACGTCCACGTCACGGGCAAGGTAATGGAGTACTACCTGGACGAGGACCGGGGAGTGGCCTCGGGCGGGGTGCGAATAGACCAGGAGGAGCTCTACGCCGAGGGCGACCGGGCGACCTACTACGGCGGCGAGAACAAGATCATCCTGGAGGGCGACCCCATCGCCTGGCGGGGGGACGACAAGGCCGGCGGGGAGCTGATGACCATGTACCTCCTCGACGAGGAGGGCGGCCTGGAGAAGATAGAGATTGACGGCACCGCCCGCGCGGTGTACCACGTGGCCAAGGAAGAGGACACGGCGGACGGGGAGAAGGGGAAGCTTGAACTGGCCGGCGACCGTATCGTACTCTTCTACGTGGGCGACGAGGCCGACCGCATCGTCTGCACCGGGAACGCCACCGCCCTCTACCTGCCCGACCCGGCCTCGGGGGAGGAGGGGCGGATAGACTCCCGGGCCCAGGAGATAACCATCTACCTCGAGGAAGAGGTGGCGACCCAGATAACCCTCGAGGGTGACGCCTACGCCCTCTACCAGCCCGACCCCGGCAACCCGCACCCCGACCGGGGTCGCACCGAGATGCAGGGCTCGCACATGGACCTCTTCATGGTGGACGGCGAGCTGGACCGCTTCGTCGCCCGCGGGCACGCCCAGGGGAGCTACGTCCCCCCCGAGAGGGCCGAGGCCCCCGAACCGGAGACGCCGCCCGTCGAGGAAACGCAAACGGAGGAGTAGAGCCGGTGGTCGAAAAAGACGCCAGGCCCGCGGGAAAGCCGGAGCACAACGGGTCCGTCCTCTCCACCTCGGGGCTGGACAAAATCTACCGCAAGCGGAAGGTGGTCAACGAAGCCACCATCCGGGTGCGGCAGGGCGAGGTGGTGGGCCTTCTGGGCCCCAACGGCGCGGGGAAGACCACCACCTTTTACATGATAACGGGGCTCATCCGCCCCGACGCGGGCCAGGTTTACCTGGACGGCGATGAAATCACCCACGAGCCGATGTACAAGCGGGCGCGGATGGGCATCGGCTACCTGGCCCAGGAGCCCTCCATCTTCACCAAGCTCACCGTCCGGGACAACATCTACGCCATCCTGGAGACGCTGCCGCTGACGCACGCCGAGCGCGCCGGACGCCTCAAGGAGCTTTTGGCAAAGCTGGACCTCACGCCGCTGGCGGATAAAAAAGCCTACACGCTTTCCGGCGGCGAGAGGCGGCGGGTGGAAATCACGCGGGCTTTAGTCAGGCAGCCGAGGTTCATGCTCCTGGACGAGCCCTTCGCCGGTATAGACCCCATAGCCGTCGAGGGCATCCAGAAAATCATCGAGAAGCTCCAGGAGGACGGGCTCGGAATCCTGGTGACCGACCACAACGTGCGCGAGACGCTCTCCATAACTGACCGGTCGTACATCATGTACGAGGGGCAGATTTTAATCGAGGGTACGAGCCGGGAGTTGGCGAACGACCCCGAAGCCCGCCGGATCTACCTCGGCGAGCGTTTCCAGATGTAAGCCCCCTCTCCCTGTGGGAGGTTGCGGGTCGGTCTCCCTCTCCCCGTGGGAGAGGGCCGGGGTGAGGGCTACCTTATGTCCCCTCTCCCTTTAAGGGAGAGGGTTAGGGTGAGGGTAGAAATACGGGTATAGAGCGACCCACCAAAACCCATTAAACCTTATATGATTAATAAAATATCCCTTATCTGCTTCCTGGCGACCGCCACCCTCGCCCAGGAGGGCCGGCTGGCCTTTTCCGCCTACGACGAGGCCACCGGGCGCCACCTCACCTACACCTACGACCTCGCCACCGACGACCTCCGCGAGGTCGTAATTCCCGTCGAGGCCGACTGCGGCGACCTGGCCCTCATCTACGACGGCTCCCGCGTGGCCGTCGAGCTGGACGCGGACGGCGAACAGCTCCTCTACGTCTGCCCCACGCGCACCGGCGAAAGAGCGCTGCACCGGGCGCCCTTCCCCGGCGCCGAACCCTCCTGGATCGCCTACACGACTTTGTGCTACACGATTTCGGGCGACCTGTGGCACTGGGACGGCGTCAACGACCCCCTGGACTGGCAGCCGGACGCGGGCCGCTCCCCGGTCCACCGCGACTGGGTGAACATTTTTTACATCCTCGACTACCCGGACGGGGAGGAGGCCATCGTCCACGTGAACGTCAACGAGGGTGCGGAGGAGGCGGTGCTCTCCACCGAGCGCGTCACCGAGCGCCTGGACGACCTGGACGTGAGCCCCGACGGGCGCTACCTGGCGTTTTCGTGGGTGGAGTCCTCCGGGGCGATTCTGTTCCTGGACCTGGAGGGGGGCGGACCGCCGTTGCGGGCGGCGTCTTCCGCGGGCGAGCTGCGCTGGCCCTCCTTCAGCCCCGACGGTGAGTGGCTCGCCTACTACGACGCCGGGGGCGGGGCGGTCATGGCCGTGCCCGTGGAGGGCGGCGACCCGGTGAAGCTCTACGACCTCTGCGACTGCCGCGGCCTGGACTGGGGCCCCACCCCCGAGGACTGGTGATGGTCGAGCTGCCGCGCGCCTTCCTCCGCGGTCTGCGCCGCATCGTCGGCCGGAAAAATCTGCTCCAAAAACCCACCGACCTCTTCGCCCACTCCTACGACGCCACCAACCGGCCCGTGAAACCCGGGCTCGTCGTCCGCGTGACCGAGCGGGGCCAGGTCCCGCCGATTCTCAGGCTGGCGAACGAGCACGGGATTCCCATCGTCCCCCGGGGGGCGGGGACCGGCTTCACCGGCGGTAGCCTGACCGTCCGGGGCGGCGCGGTGCTGCTCCTGGACCGGCTGAACCGGATTCTCGGGATTGACGAAAAAGGGCGCGAGGCGGTGGTCGAGCCCGGCGTGGTGACGGAAGACCTCCAACGGGCGGTGGAAAAAATCGGGCTTTTCTACCCGCCGGACCCCGCCAGCCAGGACGTCTCGACCCTGGGCGGCAATTTCTCGGAGAACGCCGGGGGCCCCCGCGGCGTGCGCTACGGCGTCACCGGGGACTGGGTGAAGTCGGTCCTGGCGGCCCTGCCCGACGGGACGCTCGTGGATACGGCGTCCGACCCGGCGCTGACCCAACTCCTCCTGGCCGGCGAGGGAACGCTGGGCGTGGCGCTGGAGCTCCGGCTGCACCTGGCTAAAAATCCCCCGGACACGGCGACCGTCCGGGCGTTGTTCACCGATACGGCCTCCGCCTGCGACGCGGTGACCGAGATTCTCTCCTCGGGCCTCGCGCCGTCCAAACTTGAGTTCATGGACGCCGAAACCCTGCGGTGCGTCAGCCGCTACCTGGGTGAACCGCCGCCACCGAGGGATTCCGCCCTCCTCCTGGTCGAGCTGGACGGCTCCGCGGGGGAGGTCGGGGAATCCCTGCCCGCCGTCCACGGCATCTGCGAGCGCCGGGGGGCCGTAGAGCTGTCCGTGGCCCGGGAGGCCGGGGAGCAGGAAAATCTTTGGGCCATGCGCCGCGCCGGTTCGCCGGCCATCGCCCGCCTCAAGCCCCTGAAGATAAACGAGGACGTGGTCGTCCCCCGGGGCGCGCTCCCCCGGATGGTCGGGACCATCGAGGAGCTCAGGCGGAAGTACGGCCTTTTAATTCCCGTCTTCGGCCACGCCGGCGACGGCAACCTCCACGTGAACGTCATGTGCGACCCGGCGGACTCCGGCGAATACGCCCGGGCGCGGAAGGCCCTGGACGAGATCTTGACCGCCGTGTTAGCCTTGGGCGGTACGCTTTCCGGCGAGCACGGCGTCGGCGTGTCGAAGCAGCCCTTCATCGGGCGGGAGCTGCCCGAGGCGGTGATAGCGCTCTCCCGGCGCGTCAAGCGGCGCCTGGACCCCCGGAACGTCTTGAACCCCGCAAAAATTTTCCCCTCCCCCGAGGAGTGAACCGTGACCGAGAAAGAAACCTACGAGCTGCCCCGCAAGTCCTGCTTCGACACCCAGGACGCGGCCTGGCACGCCGAGTCCTTCGCCTTCGCCGACCGCTACCGCAGCTTCCTGAACATCTCCAAGACCGAGCGTGAGTGCGTGGCCAGCTTCGCCAAGATGGCGGCGGAGCACGGCTTCGTCGAGCACGTCCCCGGCGAGTCGAAGAAGGGCGCCCCGGGCTACCTCTTCGTCTGGAAGGAGAAGGCGGTCGCCCTCTACCGGTCCGGCAAGCTCCCCGCCGCGCGGGGCCTGAACATCGTCATCGCCCATACCGACAGCCCCCGCCTGGACCTCAAGGTGAGCCCCCTCATCGAGGAGGCGGACATCGCCCAGCTCAAGACCCACTATTACGGCGGCGTCCGCAAGCACCAGTGGCTGTCGCGGCCCCTGGCGATTCACGGCGTGGTCGTCCTCGCCGACGGCACGACCCTCCCGATCTCCATCGGCTCGTCGAAGGAGGACCCCGTCTTCGTCATCAGCGACCTGGAGCCCCATTTGTCGTACAAGGTCCAGAACGACAAAAAGGTCACCGAGTTCTACCCCGGGGAGAAGCTGAACCTGGTGGCCGGAATCATCCCCGACGCCGACGAGGAGGCGAAGAACCGGGTCAAGCTGGCCGTGCTGGACATCCTTCACGAACGGTACGGGATGACCGAGGAGGACTTCGTCAGCGCCGAGCTCGAGGTGGTGCCGGCCTGCATGGTGCGCGACGTGGGCTTCGACCGGGCGATTCTGGGCGGTTACGGCCACGACGACCGGGTTTGTGCCTTCACCTCCGTCCGGGCCCTGCTGGAGGCCGAGAGCCTCGAGCGGGGCGGGGTGGCCTTCGCCGTGGACAAGGAGGAGGTAGGAAGCATAGGCGCCACCGGGGCGGGGTCGGCCTTCATCCTCAATACCCTGGCCGAAATCCTGGCCCTGGAGGGCGAGACGGGCGATCTGGCGCTCCGTCGCGCCGCGGAAAACACCAGCGTCATCTCCGCCGACGTCGGCGCCGCGCTGCACCCCGACTGGCAAGAGGTTCAGGAGAAGCAGAACGCCGCCCGCATGGGTCACGGCCTCGCCCTGACCAAGTACACCGGCTCCCGGGGCAAGGCGGGCGCCAACGACGCCAACGCCGAGTTCGTGGGCCGGATACGCCGCCTGTTCAACGAGGCCGGGGTCCCCTGGCACGTCGCCGAGCTGGGCAAGGTGGACGAAGGCGGGGGCGGGACCGTGGCCCGGTTCCTCGCCGCCCACGGGATGGACGTGGTGGACGCCGGACCGCCGATCCTCGGGATGCACTCACCCATGGAACTGGTGGCCAAGTGCGATATCTACTCCGCCTATCTCGGCTACCGCGCCTTCTTCGAGCGGTTCAACTAGGAGCAACAGTGAAAAACCTCGTCGCCGGGAACTGGAAAATGCACCTCTCGCCGGGGGAGGTTGCCGGGTACGCCGGGCGGTTGGTGCCCCGAACGGCGGACCTGGCCGGGACGGTGGACCTCCTCGTCTGCCCGAGCTACCCCGCGCTGCCCGCGGCGGTGGCGGCCTTCAGGGGCACGCACGTTGCGGTGGGCGCGCAGAACATGCACCAGGAGTTATCCGGGGCCTTCACCGGCGAGGTATCGGGTGCTATGCTCGTTGACCTCGGCGTCGGGTGGGTGATTCTGGGCCATTCGGAGCGCCGGCACGTCTACGGCGAGACCGACGCCCTGGTCCTGGCAAAGCTCGAGCGGGCCCACGAGCTGGGCCTGCGACCGATAGTCTGCGTGGGCGAGCTCCTGGAGGAGCGCGACCGGGGTGAGACCGAGGCGGTGCTGCGGAGGCAGTTTTCCCAAAGCCTGGCCGGGGCGGGACCGGAGCTCGCGGGGAAAACCGCCCTAGCCTACGAGCCGGTTTGGGCCATCGGTACGGGCCGGACCGCCACACCGGAGACGGCCCAGGAGGCCCACCAATTTTTGAGGGGGCTGCTCAAAGAAACGCTCGGCACAGCCGCGGAAGGGGTGAGAATCCTCTACGGCGGATCGGTGAAACCGGAGAACGCCCGTGAGCTCATGGCGCAGACCGACGTGAACGGTGCACTGGTGGGCGGGGCGAGTCTGGACCCGGAGGCCTTCGCCGCCATCGCCCGCGCCGGCGCGTAGCCGCTTCAGGTCGATATAAAAAGAAGACGCCCGGCCGGGCGTCTTTGGTTTTCCCTCGTATTGACCGCAAAGATTAGAAGTTGGCCTTGATCTGGCCCCAGGAGGCCTCCACCACCTCGGTGCGGGGGGAGTAATCTACGCACAGTTTTGGCCGCAGATCGGGATCGGTGGTGTAATCCGAGGAGTACACGATGGGGAACGTGCAGCCGGGTGAGTGAACCAGGGCCACCCCGCAGTTCTCCTGTTCGCCGTCCGCCCATAGCTGGACCTGCTCGGTGATGTCGAACACCCACCAGCCGGGCACGCCGTCGCCGACGACGGAGTCCCACACCCTCGCCCCGAGCTGGGGACGGTTCCCCCAGATGACGCTCGCCTCTTCCCAGGCGTACTTGATGCGCTGGCAATTGATTGCGGCGCCGTAGGTGCCCACCTGACCCTCGTAAACCTCGAGGGTCGCCAGCTCGATGGTTATCTCTTCGGCCAGGATATCGCTCAGGTCGAACTCGACCAAGCCCCAGGCCTGCACGCCTCACCCGCCGACGGGCATCAAGAGGTACGGGTAACCCCCGTGAGGCGTACCACCTTGCAAACTGTCTATCTCGGCATCCTTCCCCTCGGGTCCGGGCTGGTAAACCTGCGTCTCGGCCAGGGCCAGGGTGAAGAAGAGCAGGACACATAGCACGATTAGCCGCATCTCACACCTCCCTTTTTTAAAAGGGTACAAGCAACTAACAGAGGGGCAACCGGTGCGCCGGTGGGTACGTTGAAAAACAGAATCATCACAACGCACGGCAAAAACCCCGCAATACCCGGCGAAGCGAGCTTCTCGGAAGGTTCCCCTCTACGACCGGAAAACGAGACGATCTAGAAGTTGGCCTTGATCTGGCCCCAGGAGGCGTCCTCGACGGCGGTCTCGGTATACATAATGGTCAGCTTGGGGCAGAGCAACGGGTCCACCTGGGAATACTCGGAAGCGCACACCCGCGGGGGCGAGCACCCGCCGCCGGGGTGGGTGATGGAGACGCCGTAGTTTGGAAAGACGCCATCCAGCCAGTCATTCACCAGAGAGGTGACGTCAAACGACCACCAACCGGTGGAGTAGTCGGTGGTGATGTAACCGTAGGCGCTGCTCCCCCAGGCCGGTCGGCTGTTCCAGATGACCGTGGCCTCGTCCCAGTCTGCGAGGATGCGGTAGGCGCCGAAGGCCACCCCGACGTCACTTATCAAGTCTTCGTAAACCTCGAGAGTGGCGCTGTCAACGCTGATGGACCAGCTCATGATTGGGTTCAGGTCGAACTCGACCAAACCGGCGAAGTCGTTGCTTCACCCGCCCATGGGCAACAGCACGTAGGGGTAATGCCCGTGGGGGGTGCCGCCCTGTTTGTTGTCAATCTCCGCGTCCTTACCCTCGTCGCCGCCGGGTTGGAAGACAAGCGTTCCGGCCGTCGCCAGCGAGGCGAAGAACAGAAGACTTACGCATACCACACCTAAGAATTTCATGGGTTCTCCTTCCACCTTGGATTTATGATAGTTGAACGTCGTAATGCGTCCGATTGAGAGGATAGCAGAGAAGCGACCCACTGACAAGTGGGGTATTCGATTTCTATGAATAAGCCTGGGACACGGGACTAACTATAAAAAGGGCGCCCTCCCGGGCACCTATATTACTCCTCCATTGATTTTTTATGTCGCCCTTTATTAAAAAACGCGTCACCGAACGCACCGCCGCGCCCATGACCGTCGAGCGCCGGATTCACTCCCCATACCAGCTCGATGTCTCAAACCGATAACACGGAAGGTTCGAGTGGTGCGCATCATCCTCATCCGCCGCGGCGATTTCGTAAACGGGCGTAAAAAAAGGAGGCCCGTGCGCCTCCCACTTCCGCGGACGACGGACGTTTCAATTTTACCGAGCCTCGGAGCGCGCCGCGGGGACGAAGTACCGGACGTAGTAATCCAGGACCTCGCCCACGGTGAAGATGTTGACGAGCTCGGTGTCCTTGAGCTCCTCCCACCGCTCGTGGAAGACGAGGTCGGTGCGGTAGGCCTCGGAAATCAGGGCGGCAGCCTCGTCGTAGCGCCCGCCCTCGAAGGCCGCCCGGGCGTCGTCCGGCAGCGCGGCGAGGAAGAGGTCCAGCCGCTCGGCGCGGCCCTCCTCCACCGTGGGGGCCAGGGCGAAGAGGACGATTATCGCGGCCGCCAACCCCGCCATCGCTACGAGGGCGATCCGCTCCACCCGCCATTCGGGACCTTTCAAAAAACTTTTACCGGTCATTTTCATCCCCGTAGGTCGTATTCGTCATTCCGCAAGAACGACCGCGCCGGACCCTGGAAGGCCTTTACCGGTCGTTTCCATCCCCGTAGAGCACGCGGCGCATCCCCTTGATGGCGCACAGCTCGGAACACATGGTGCAGACCGATTCGTCGGCGGGGC comes from bacterium and encodes:
- a CDS encoding LptA/OstA family protein, which produces MTRGKKSLGMALLLLLLPIAALAAEETGEAPSDGETRRIELGKPGEDYYLEADRVVGNFTEGIRTVRALGHVKLVQGPTEITADELYYYDREQIALLKGKVMVLDREKNARLEGRYLEYHRAGRYVILTEEPELFLVNRAGGDVHVTGKVMEYYLDEDRGVASGGVRIDQEELYAEGDRATYYGGENKIILEGDPIAWRGDDKAGGELMTMYLLDEEGGLEKIEIDGTARAVYHVAKEEDTADGEKGKLELAGDRIVLFYVGDEADRIVCTGNATALYLPDPASGEEGRIDSRAQEITIYLEEEVATQITLEGDAYALYQPDPGNPHPDRGRTEMQGSHMDLFMVDGELDRFVARGHAQGSYVPPERAEAPEPETPPVEETQTEE
- the lptB gene encoding LPS export ABC transporter ATP-binding protein — translated: MVEKDARPAGKPEHNGSVLSTSGLDKIYRKRKVVNEATIRVRQGEVVGLLGPNGAGKTTTFYMITGLIRPDAGQVYLDGDEITHEPMYKRARMGIGYLAQEPSIFTKLTVRDNIYAILETLPLTHAERAGRLKELLAKLDLTPLADKKAYTLSGGERRRVEITRALVRQPRFMLLDEPFAGIDPIAVEGIQKIIEKLQEDGLGILVTDHNVRETLSITDRSYIMYEGQILIEGTSRELANDPEARRIYLGERFQM
- a CDS encoding FAD-binding oxidoreductase, whose protein sequence is MVELPRAFLRGLRRIVGRKNLLQKPTDLFAHSYDATNRPVKPGLVVRVTERGQVPPILRLANEHGIPIVPRGAGTGFTGGSLTVRGGAVLLLDRLNRILGIDEKGREAVVEPGVVTEDLQRAVEKIGLFYPPDPASQDVSTLGGNFSENAGGPRGVRYGVTGDWVKSVLAALPDGTLVDTASDPALTQLLLAGEGTLGVALELRLHLAKNPPDTATVRALFTDTASACDAVTEILSSGLAPSKLEFMDAETLRCVSRYLGEPPPPRDSALLLVELDGSAGEVGESLPAVHGICERRGAVELSVAREAGEQENLWAMRRAGSPAIARLKPLKINEDVVVPRGALPRMVGTIEELRRKYGLLIPVFGHAGDGNLHVNVMCDPADSGEYARARKALDEILTAVLALGGTLSGEHGVGVSKQPFIGRELPEAVIALSRRVKRRLDPRNVLNPAKIFPSPEE
- a CDS encoding aminopeptidase, translating into MTEKETYELPRKSCFDTQDAAWHAESFAFADRYRSFLNISKTERECVASFAKMAAEHGFVEHVPGESKKGAPGYLFVWKEKAVALYRSGKLPAARGLNIVIAHTDSPRLDLKVSPLIEEADIAQLKTHYYGGVRKHQWLSRPLAIHGVVVLADGTTLPISIGSSKEDPVFVISDLEPHLSYKVQNDKKVTEFYPGEKLNLVAGIIPDADEEAKNRVKLAVLDILHERYGMTEEDFVSAELEVVPACMVRDVGFDRAILGGYGHDDRVCAFTSVRALLEAESLERGGVAFAVDKEEVGSIGATGAGSAFILNTLAEILALEGETGDLALRRAAENTSVISADVGAALHPDWQEVQEKQNAARMGHGLALTKYTGSRGKAGANDANAEFVGRIRRLFNEAGVPWHVAELGKVDEGGGGTVARFLAAHGMDVVDAGPPILGMHSPMELVAKCDIYSAYLGYRAFFERFN
- the tpiA gene encoding triose-phosphate isomerase translates to MKNLVAGNWKMHLSPGEVAGYAGRLVPRTADLAGTVDLLVCPSYPALPAAVAAFRGTHVAVGAQNMHQELSGAFTGEVSGAMLVDLGVGWVILGHSERRHVYGETDALVLAKLERAHELGLRPIVCVGELLEERDRGETEAVLRRQFSQSLAGAGPELAGKTALAYEPVWAIGTGRTATPETAQEAHQFLRGLLKETLGTAAEGVRILYGGSVKPENARELMAQTDVNGALVGGASLDPEAFAAIARAGA
- a CDS encoding DNRLRE domain-containing protein, which produces MQAWGLVEFDLSDILAEEITIELATLEVYEGQVGTYGAAINCQRIKYAWEEASVIWGNRPQLGARVWDSVVGDGVPGWWVFDITEQVQLWADGEQENCGVALVHSPGCTFPIVYSSDYTTDPDLRPKLCVDYSPRTEVVEASWGQIKANF
- a CDS encoding DNRLRE domain-containing protein, encoding MVEFDLNPIMSWSISVDSATLEVYEDLISDVGVAFGAYRILADWDEATVIWNSRPAWGSSAYGYITTDYSTGWWSFDVTSLVNDWLDGVFPNYGVSITHPGGGCSPPRVCASEYSQVDPLLCPKLTIMYTETAVEDASWGQIKANF